In the Mesorhizobium sp. WSM2240 genome, CCGCCACACTGGGGCGTTCGGCCTGGTTCTGCTGCACTCTCACGTAAACCACTGACGGCTATGCAGAAGATTTTTTCTGCGCTTGCTTCCGCGCAGTTGGCACGACTTTTGAAGTTCCCTTTGGCGAGGCGGCAAGAGTAACGGACCGATCTCATGCCGTGGGTGAACTTGCGATCGATGCAACGAGAGAGGGAAAGCAACATGTCAGGTCTGGGTCAGATCCGCTTTCTATGGCAAGCACCGCCTGTGGAATCCGAATGCCCGATCGGCCGATTCGCGTCGACACCCACAGTCGCTCACCTCCGCCAGCGGCGATCGACCGACCTGAATCAGTTCGACCGACAGGTGCCTGTCAGCCTTTTTGCGTCCGCCGTTCAGGACAGCGCGACCGGCGCGTTCCGAGCGGGTGCCGACGGCGATGCGCGCGCTCTCCAGCAACTCTCTGTTCCTGGGCGAGCACGAGATCGGGATCGAGCAGCGCGGCGCGGTCTGCGGCTGAAGATCGCCCGGTAGGCAACTGATGCTCGACACGTAGATGAAAGCAGGGGCAAGACATGGACCAGCGCGAGAAACCCTCGCCGGACGAAATCCGGCGGGCACGGCAAGCCAATCCGATAATACGCGAGCGCGATCTCGCCGCCCAACTGGGCATTTCGGAAGCGGAACTGGTTGCGGCCGATTGCGGTCTCAGTTCCTTGCGCATCGAGCCGCGCGTCAACGATCTGCTGACCGGCCTCGAAGCGGTTGGCGAGGTGATGGCGCTGACCAGCAATGAAAGCGCTGTGCACGAGAAGATCGGCGTCTACGACAAGGTGCTAACCGGCGACCAGCATGCCCTGGTGCTCGGCGAGGACATCGACCTGCGCATCTTCCCGAAAGCGTGGGCGCATGGCTTTGCCGTCGAGAAGCGCGACGGCGGCGACATCCGCCGCAGCCTGCAATTCTTCGATGCCGCCGGCGAGGCGGTGCACAAGGTGCATCTCAGGTCGGCCTCCAACCTCTATGCCTATCAAAAGCTGGTGGCGGAGCTCGAATCCTCGAACCAGGAGCCGGTCGTGTCGGTCAAGGCGAGCGTAGCGGACCGGCACGCAGAGGTTCCGGACCAGGCCGCTACGGCCGACGACCTACGCGAACACTGGAGCGGGCTGACCGACGTGCATCAGTTCTTCGACATGCTGAAAACGCTTAATCTCAGCCGCTGCCAGGCGATGCGCATGGTCGGCCAGGATTTCGCCTGGCCGCTCGACAAGGATGCCGTTGGCGCCATGTTCGAACACGCGGTCGAAGCTGAGATGCCGATCATGTGCTTTGTCGGCAATCGGGGCTGCATCCAGATCCATTCCGGTCCCATCAAGTCGCTCAAGCCGATCGGGCCGTGGATCAATGTGCTCGACGAGAAATTCCACCTGCATCTCAGGACCCACCACATCCGCGAGGTCTGGGCCGTGCGCAAGCCCACCGGGGACGGTCACGTTACGTCAATCGAAGCTTATGGCGCCGACGGCAATACGATCATCCAGTTCTTCGGCACGCGCAAGGAAGACGAACGCGAGCGCGGCGACTGGCGCTTCCTGGCCGAGAACCTGCCGCGTATCCCAATCCCGACCGCAGCGTGAGGTATAAATCCATGAGTGTTGCTTTCCGTTTCCGCTCGGCGCTCGCGCCAATCCTCGTGTTCCTGCTGACCGCCGCTTTGCCTGCTGTGGCCAATGAAGGCGTAGCTGTCTTTTCCGATCCGTCGCGGATTGCCTCGACCGGCGGCTCCATCACCGAGGTCGTCCATGCGCTTGGCGAGGAAAGCGATCGCCTCGCTCGCGGTTCGACGAGCCACCCGAAAGCCGCGCTGAAGCTGCCCACCGCGGGCTACATGCGTCAGCCATCGCCGGAGGATGCTCTGCCGGTCAATCCATCGGTGGTCCTCGCCCTGTATGGCAGCGGACCGAAGAATGCTGTCGCCGTGCCGAAGAAATCGAACGTGTCATTCATCGAGGCGCTCCAGCATTCCAGCCATGAAGGCATGCTCGGAAAAGTCCGCGTCGTCGGCCAAGGGCTCGGCGTGAAAGCCAAGGCCGAAACGTTGGCGGCCGAGATGGATTTGAAGCAGAAGCCAGCCGGGAAGCAGACCTCATCGATCAAGGAACGCAAACGCATCCCGTTCGCGCTGTCGACAAAGGGCGGTAAAATTCTTGCACTTGGCACCAGCACGGCTCGCGACGGCATTAAGCTGCCGCTATGCCAGCGACCGCGGGTTGAAGATAAAGAGCCATGTCCACCATGGTGCCCGATCCCGCTCATCGCGCCGGCTGTTCTGAAGCACTGGTTCGGCGCCCCAACTGAGCCAGGACGGCCATGTCTGCTGGAAACGGCCACACAGCAGGGTTTGTCCTTCGAGAGATGCGAGACGTGCCGATCGCCAGCTTGGCCGCACGGTCACCGGTACGGCACAGCGACGGAAAGCGGACAGGCCCTGTTAACAGACGGTTGGCGTGCATATGCTCGAAAATTCGTTGGCAAAGGGGATTAGAAGAATGCCTTGCCCATGGCATCACATTTCCTATGGTCTGCGGCCGAAACGCAGCGTTTACCGTGCAACTCGCTTCGTGAGGATGCAGCTTCAGGATGGCGCTGGCGCGAAGCGTGTTCAGCAGCTGCAGGAGAAGTCGCAGAAATGGAGAATTCACGATGAGCGCTTTCGTCACACGCGACGGCTCCACATGGATGCCGCAATATCTGAATGCTATCGATGGCGCTACTTGCATTGGCTGCGGCCGCTGTTTCAAGGTCTGCTCGCGCGAGGTCATGCACCTTTACGGCATCGATGACGCGGGCGAAGTCCTCGGCGCCTGCGACGGCGATGACGACGACGACTTCGATGGCGAGCTCAATCGCATGATCATGGTCGTCGACAATTCCGGCCGCTGTATCGGCTGTGGAGCCTGCGCCCGCGTGTGCCCAAAGAACTGTCAGACCCATGTCGCTGCCGACGAGATTGCTGCCTGATCTGCCAGACATCCAGCGAGAACGGCACCATGTTCGCCCATCACCATAGCTGTCTCAGCCTCGGGCAATCGCCACCTGTGGACCTGGAGATGAGATTCGACCAGCATGTGCTTGCTTGTGTCCTCTCACGTGCCCTCGAGGAGGTCGAGGCCGGCGAGGCGACTGCGACTGAGGCAATGGGCCTGTCGCGCGCAGAGCTGCAGGATGTCCTGACCCGCCGGTTCCCCGCTATATCTGCCAACGCCTTCTGCCTGGAAAAGGTGAGCGATCCCGAGCCGGATCTGGACGAAGAACTTCTGCGCGGCCTGCTGCTCGCTCATGCCCGGCCGGGGGAGGAGGCGAGCGCCAGGTTCGCCAAGATCATTGCCCGGCGTGCCTTGCGCAATGACCATCTCTGGCAGGACCTTGGCCTTTTCAATCGGGCCGAACTCAGCCGCTTGCTTGCCACGCATTTCCCAACACTGGCGGCCGGCAACACCAAAAATATGAAGTGGAAGAAGTACATTTATCGCAAGCTCTGCGAGGCCGAAGGTTTTTTGCTATGCACCGCGCCCAGTTGCGGTGAATGCAAT is a window encoding:
- a CDS encoding ABC transporter substrate-binding protein; this translates as MSVAFRFRSALAPILVFLLTAALPAVANEGVAVFSDPSRIASTGGSITEVVHALGEESDRLARGSTSHPKAALKLPTAGYMRQPSPEDALPVNPSVVLALYGSGPKNAVAVPKKSNVSFIEALQHSSHEGMLGKVRVVGQGLGVKAKAETLAAEMDLKQKPAGKQTSSIKERKRIPFALSTKGGKILALGTSTARDGIKLPLCQRPRVEDKEPCPPWCPIPLIAPAVLKHWFGAPTEPGRPCLLETATQQGLSFERCETCRSPAWPHGHRYGTATESGQALLTDGWRAYARKFVGKGD
- the fdxB gene encoding ferredoxin III, nif-specific, with product MSAFVTRDGSTWMPQYLNAIDGATCIGCGRCFKVCSREVMHLYGIDDAGEVLGACDGDDDDDFDGELNRMIMVVDNSGRCIGCGACARVCPKNCQTHVAADEIAA
- a CDS encoding ChuX/HutX family heme-like substrate-binding protein; translation: MDQREKPSPDEIRRARQANPIIRERDLAAQLGISEAELVAADCGLSSLRIEPRVNDLLTGLEAVGEVMALTSNESAVHEKIGVYDKVLTGDQHALVLGEDIDLRIFPKAWAHGFAVEKRDGGDIRRSLQFFDAAGEAVHKVHLRSASNLYAYQKLVAELESSNQEPVVSVKASVADRHAEVPDQAATADDLREHWSGLTDVHQFFDMLKTLNLSRCQAMRMVGQDFAWPLDKDAVGAMFEHAVEAEMPIMCFVGNRGCIQIHSGPIKSLKPIGPWINVLDEKFHLHLRTHHIREVWAVRKPTGDGHVTSIEAYGADGNTIIQFFGTRKEDERERGDWRFLAENLPRIPIPTAA
- a CDS encoding nitrogen fixation protein NifQ, which encodes MFAHHHSCLSLGQSPPVDLEMRFDQHVLACVLSRALEEVEAGEATATEAMGLSRAELQDVLTRRFPAISANAFCLEKVSDPEPDLDEELLRGLLLAHARPGEEASARFAKIIARRALRNDHLWQDLGLFNRAELSRLLATHFPTLAAGNTKNMKWKKYIYRKLCEAEGFLLCTAPSCGECNDFESCFGPEEGESRLARVKSAID